The proteins below come from a single Anaerolineae bacterium genomic window:
- a CDS encoding carbohydrate kinase family protein: MRLVVAGSIAFDYLMRFPGRFREHILPDQLDSLSVSFLVDRMRRSYGGVGANIAYSLALLGEKPLLVGAAGQDFGDYRRRLENVGVDTSHVLVREDDFTASFFVSTDLAGSQIASFYVGAMDYADQISLGSLNLTGEDIVVVSPDKPEAMLLHAEEAKAAGARLVFDPSQQIPRLSGEQLLEAMRGAYALAVNEYEYALLKRKTGLDDADVLKAVQVLLVTRGERGSHIWAGGECLSIPCLPPVSVVDPTGVGDAYRAGVVKGLARGLDWVVCGRLGALAACYVVEHMGTQEHTFTPAEFVERYAAVFGAEAEVRACFESLESTQSHPSSG, encoded by the coding sequence ATGAGGCTGGTCGTGGCGGGGTCCATCGCCTTCGACTACCTGATGCGCTTTCCCGGCCGTTTCCGGGAACACATCCTGCCCGACCAGCTGGACAGCCTGAGCGTCAGCTTCCTAGTGGACAGGATGCGACGCAGCTATGGGGGCGTGGGGGCCAACATCGCCTACAGCCTAGCGCTCCTGGGGGAGAAGCCCCTGCTGGTAGGAGCGGCGGGACAGGACTTCGGCGATTACCGGCGTCGGCTGGAGAACGTAGGGGTGGACACTAGCCACGTGCTGGTAAGAGAGGATGACTTCACTGCCTCCTTCTTTGTCAGCACCGACCTGGCCGGCAGCCAGATCGCCTCCTTCTACGTGGGCGCCATGGACTACGCCGACCAGATTTCGCTGGGCAGCCTGAACCTGACTGGCGAGGACATAGTGGTGGTCTCGCCTGACAAGCCGGAGGCCATGCTTCTGCACGCCGAGGAAGCGAAGGCGGCCGGGGCGCGCCTGGTGTTTGACCCCAGCCAGCAGATACCGCGGCTCAGTGGGGAGCAGCTGCTCGAGGCCATGCGGGGCGCCTATGCCCTGGCGGTGAACGAGTACGAGTACGCTCTGCTCAAGAGGAAGACCGGCTTGGATGATGCCGACGTGCTGAAGGCAGTGCAGGTCCTGCTGGTGACCAGGGGCGAGCGGGGCTCGCACATCTGGGCCGGAGGGGAGTGCCTCTCCATACCTTGTCTGCCGCCAGTCTCGGTGGTGGATCCGACCGGGGTGGGGGACGCTTACCGCGCCGGGGTGGTGAAGGGGCTGGCCCGTGGGCTGGACTGGGTCGTCTGCGGTAGGCTGGGGGCTCTGGCAGCCTGCTATGTCGTGGAGCATATGGGGACGCAGGAGCACACCTTCACGCCGGCCGAGTTCGTGGAGCGGTACGCTGCCGTCTTTGGAGCTGAGGCCGAGGTTAGAGCCTGCTTTGAGTCGCTGGAGAGCACGCAATCACACCCGTCGTCCGGGTGA
- a CDS encoding GDP-mannose 4,6-dehydratase encodes MRALVTGASGFVGGHLTGYLLAEGWEVWGCSMRPPLVVGDARGGARFLVADLRCARAARAVIQEARPQALFHLAAQAAVGPSHEDPWETLSANISMQTHVLEAVRRYHPDCAVLVVGSGEEYGLARPEDLPLNEGAPLRPASPYAVSKVAQDFLGLQYHLSYGVRTVRVRPFNHVGPGQGPGFVAADFARQLVEAEMGLRPARITVGNLEAERDFTDVRDVVRAYVGLIQSQRWGEVFNVASGQAVPVRRLLDLMLAESRVQVEVQPDPARMRPSDVPVLVGDAARLREAIGWQPSISLEQTVRDVMNYWRKELASERGQ; translated from the coding sequence TTGCGTGCATTGGTCACCGGCGCCTCCGGCTTCGTCGGAGGCCACCTAACCGGGTATCTCCTGGCCGAGGGCTGGGAAGTGTGGGGCTGCTCGATGCGGCCCCCTCTTGTGGTTGGCGATGCTCGGGGCGGGGCACGATTCCTGGTTGCCGACCTGCGGTGCGCGCGGGCGGCTCGGGCGGTGATACAGGAGGCCCGGCCGCAAGCGCTCTTCCACCTGGCGGCTCAGGCGGCTGTCGGTCCGTCTCACGAGGACCCCTGGGAGACGCTGAGCGCTAACATCTCTATGCAGACGCACGTGCTGGAGGCGGTGCGGCGCTATCATCCGGATTGTGCCGTGTTGGTGGTGGGCTCAGGCGAGGAATACGGCCTGGCCCGGCCGGAGGACCTGCCGCTGAACGAGGGGGCTCCCTTGCGGCCGGCCAGCCCCTACGCGGTGAGCAAGGTGGCCCAGGACTTCCTCGGGCTGCAGTACCACCTTTCCTACGGGGTCCGGACGGTGCGCGTGCGGCCCTTCAACCACGTAGGTCCAGGGCAGGGTCCTGGGTTTGTAGCGGCGGACTTCGCCCGGCAACTGGTGGAGGCGGAGATGGGCCTGCGGCCGGCGCGAATCACCGTGGGCAACCTGGAGGCTGAGCGTGACTTCACCGACGTGCGCGATGTGGTGCGCGCCTACGTAGGGCTGATCCAGAGTCAGCGCTGGGGGGAGGTGTTCAACGTCGCCTCCGGTCAGGCCGTGCCGGTGCGGCGTTTGCTCGACCTGATGCTGGCCGAGAGTCGCGTCCAGGTCGAGGTGCAGCCCGATCCGGCCCGTATGAGGCCGTCCGACGTACCGGTGTTGGTGGGGGATGCGGCGCGGCTGCGGGAAGCCATCGGATGGCAGCCCTCCATCAGCTTGGAGCA
- the mtnA gene encoding S-methyl-5-thioribose-1-phosphate isomerase produces the protein MPERGDELTCIPKTVEWRDGAVLMIDQRRLPHELEIARFEDYRQVAEAIRDMCVRGAPAIGAAAAFGMALAAREAVGTGTDVRQALEDAARVLRGTRPTAVNLFWAIDRMLGAARALAGRSPQEVADGLVEEAQIIAAKDEEANRRLGRYGAQLLPDPATVITHCNAGALATVAYGTALGVIRAAHEMGKEVHVLVDETRPRLQGAHLTTWELMQEGIDCTLIADNAAGLFLLRGQVSAVIFGADRIAANGDVANKIGTYKLALAAHENGVPVYCAAPLSTVDMALPRGLDIPIEERSPDEVLYICGQRIAPEGVKVANPAFDITPARYITAIVTEAGVLRPPFEESLRRAVEETGR, from the coding sequence ATGCCCGAGAGAGGTGACGAGCTGACCTGCATCCCCAAGACGGTGGAATGGCGCGACGGGGCCGTGCTCATGATAGACCAGCGGCGGCTCCCCCACGAACTGGAGATCGCCCGCTTCGAGGACTATCGCCAGGTGGCCGAGGCCATCCGGGACATGTGCGTGCGGGGTGCGCCGGCAATAGGGGCAGCAGCTGCCTTCGGCATGGCCCTGGCGGCGCGCGAGGCGGTCGGCACCGGCACGGACGTGCGCCAGGCTCTGGAAGATGCCGCCCGGGTGCTGCGGGGCACGCGGCCCACAGCGGTGAACCTGTTCTGGGCCATAGATCGGATGCTGGGCGCGGCGCGAGCTCTGGCGGGCCGGTCGCCGCAGGAGGTGGCCGACGGCCTGGTGGAGGAGGCACAGATCATAGCCGCTAAGGACGAAGAGGCCAACCGCCGGCTGGGTCGCTATGGCGCTCAGCTGCTGCCCGACCCGGCCACGGTCATCACCCACTGTAACGCCGGGGCCCTGGCCACTGTCGCCTATGGCACGGCGCTGGGAGTCATCCGGGCCGCTCATGAGATGGGCAAGGAGGTGCACGTCCTGGTGGACGAGACTCGTCCCCGGCTCCAGGGGGCCCACCTCACCACCTGGGAACTCATGCAGGAGGGCATAGATTGTACCCTCATCGCGGACAACGCGGCGGGGCTGTTCCTGCTCCGGGGCCAGGTGAGCGCTGTCATCTTTGGTGCCGACCGCATCGCCGCCAACGGAGACGTGGCCAACAAGATCGGCACCTACAAGCTGGCCCTGGCCGCCCACGAGAATGGGGTGCCGGTGTACTGCGCCGCTCCTCTGAGTACGGTGGATATGGCGTTGCCCCGGGGCTTGGACATACCGATCGAGGAACGGTCGCCAGATGAGGTGCTGTACATCTGCGGGCAGCGCATCGCCCCCGAAGGAGTGAAGGTGGCCAATCCGGCCTTTGACATAACTCCGGCCCGGTACATCACCGCCATCGTCACTGAGGCGGGGGTGTTGCGGCCGCCCTTCGAGGAGAGCCTGCGGCGGGCGGTAGAGGAGACGGGCCGATGA
- a CDS encoding methionine adenosyltransferase, producing the protein MSTTFTTAVKSYLTSESVTEGHPDKICDQISDAILDSILAQDPVARVACETATTTGLVLIMGEISTCGYCDMAQVARDTIRRIGYTDSALGFDADTCGVLLSIKEQSADIARGVDQALEARLGEMTDESIEAIGAGDQGMMIGFACNETPELMPMSIALAHRLCRRLAEVRKDGTLPYLRPDGKSQVTVEYHFGVPARVDTVVIAAQHSPEVSQAQIEAEVCEQVVRHVVREDLLEGTRYLVNPTGRFVIGGPKGDAGLTGRKIIVDTYGGVARHGGGCFSGKDPTKVDRSGAYMARYIAKNVVAAGIAERFELQISYAIGVARPLSLQVETFGTGRIPDATIRDLIRENFDMRPAAIIRDLDLRRPIYLPTAAYGHFGRTDVDLPWERTDKADSLRQQAGL; encoded by the coding sequence ATGTCCACCACCTTCACTACCGCCGTCAAGTCGTACTTGACGTCCGAATCAGTCACCGAGGGGCACCCGGACAAGATCTGTGACCAGATCTCGGACGCCATTCTGGACAGCATCCTGGCCCAGGATCCCGTGGCCCGAGTGGCCTGCGAGACGGCGACGACCACCGGCCTGGTGCTCATCATGGGAGAGATCAGCACCTGCGGCTATTGCGACATGGCCCAGGTGGCGCGGGATACCATTCGGCGCATTGGCTACACCGACTCCGCCCTCGGATTCGATGCCGATACTTGCGGAGTGCTGCTGTCCATCAAAGAGCAGTCGGCGGATATTGCCCGGGGGGTGGACCAGGCCCTGGAGGCACGGCTGGGCGAGATGACGGACGAGAGCATCGAGGCCATCGGCGCTGGCGACCAGGGGATGATGATCGGGTTCGCCTGCAATGAGACCCCCGAGCTGATGCCGATGTCCATCGCCCTAGCACACCGCCTGTGCCGCCGCCTGGCCGAGGTGCGCAAGGACGGTACCCTCCCTTATCTCCGGCCGGATGGGAAGTCGCAGGTGACAGTGGAGTACCACTTCGGTGTGCCGGCGCGGGTGGACACGGTGGTCATCGCAGCGCAGCACAGCCCCGAGGTGAGCCAGGCGCAGATCGAAGCCGAAGTGTGCGAGCAGGTTGTACGCCACGTGGTGCGGGAGGATCTGCTTGAGGGGACCCGCTACCTGGTGAACCCTACCGGCCGCTTCGTGATCGGCGGCCCCAAGGGCGACGCTGGGCTGACCGGTCGCAAGATCATCGTGGACACCTACGGCGGGGTGGCCCGGCACGGCGGCGGCTGCTTCTCGGGCAAGGACCCCACCAAGGTGGACCGCTCGGGGGCCTACATGGCCCGTTACATAGCGAAGAACGTGGTGGCCGCCGGCATCGCCGAGCGGTTCGAGCTCCAGATATCTTACGCGATCGGGGTGGCGCGGCCTCTGTCTCTCCAGGTCGAGACCTTCGGCACCGGACGAATCCCGGATGCGACCATTCGCGACCTGATCAGGGAGAACTTCGACATGCGGCCGGCAGCTATCATCCGGGATCTGGACCTGCGCCGGCCCATCTACCTTCCCACGGCGGCCTATGGCCACTTCGGCCGGACCGACGTAGACCTGCCCTGGGAGAGAACTGACAAGGCAGATAGCTTGCGACAGCAGGCGGGGCTATAG
- a CDS encoding adenosylhomocysteinase: MEQTYDIADLALADEGQRRIEWAAHEMPVLALIAERFAGERPLAGKRLAACLHVTAETANLMRALKAGGAEVALCASNPLSTQDDVAAALVRHLGVPVFAIRGEDSDTYYRHIRAVLDTRPHMTMDDGADLVTTLHRERQDLVAGVMGGTEETTTGVIRLRAMAEQGVLRYPIIAVNDARTKYLFDNRYGTGQSTIDGVIRATNMLLAGKTFVVAGYGWCGRGIAMRARGMGSNVVVTEVDPLRALEAVMDGFRVMPMLEAAAIGDVFVTATGDVNVLDRDHFEQMKDGAVLANSGHFNVEINLPALQEMAESVERVRPAVQQFVLPGSKRLALLGEGRLINLAAAEGHPPSVMDMSFANQALSAEYLVTHAGELERRVYTIPPETDLEIARLKLRAMGVAHDELSEEQERYLSSWEAGT, translated from the coding sequence GTGGAGCAGACATACGATATTGCCGATCTGGCGCTGGCAGACGAGGGGCAGCGGCGCATCGAGTGGGCGGCCCATGAGATGCCGGTGCTAGCGCTCATCGCCGAGCGGTTTGCCGGCGAGCGCCCGCTGGCCGGCAAGCGGCTGGCCGCCTGCCTGCACGTGACTGCCGAGACCGCCAACCTCATGCGGGCCCTCAAGGCGGGTGGCGCTGAGGTGGCCCTGTGTGCTTCCAACCCCCTCTCCACTCAGGACGACGTAGCGGCAGCTCTGGTGAGGCACCTCGGAGTCCCCGTCTTCGCTATTCGGGGCGAGGACAGCGATACCTACTACCGGCACATTCGCGCCGTGCTGGATACCCGGCCGCACATGACTATGGACGACGGCGCCGATCTAGTTACCACTCTGCACCGGGAGCGCCAGGACCTGGTCGCGGGGGTGATGGGCGGGACCGAGGAAACCACCACCGGCGTGATCCGTCTGCGCGCGATGGCCGAGCAGGGGGTGCTGCGCTATCCTATCATCGCCGTGAACGACGCTCGCACCAAGTACCTGTTCGACAACCGCTATGGCACCGGGCAATCTACCATTGACGGGGTAATCCGGGCGACCAACATGCTACTGGCGGGCAAGACGTTCGTGGTGGCGGGCTACGGCTGGTGTGGACGGGGAATCGCCATGCGGGCCCGGGGCATGGGCTCGAACGTGGTGGTTACCGAAGTGGACCCGCTGCGGGCGCTGGAGGCGGTTATGGACGGCTTCCGGGTCATGCCCATGCTGGAGGCGGCGGCCATCGGGGACGTGTTCGTCACCGCCACGGGCGACGTGAACGTGCTAGACCGGGATCACTTCGAGCAGATGAAGGACGGGGCGGTGCTGGCGAACTCGGGCCACTTCAATGTGGAGATCAACCTCCCCGCCTTGCAGGAGATGGCTGAGTCGGTGGAGCGGGTACGACCGGCGGTACAGCAGTTCGTTCTGCCGGGGAGCAAGCGTCTGGCGCTGTTGGGCGAGGGGAGGCTGATCAACCTGGCCGCGGCTGAGGGGCATCCTCCTAGCGTCATGGACATGAGCTTCGCCAACCAGGCCCTGAGCGCCGAGTACCTGGTCACCCATGCGGGCGAGTTGGAGCGGCGGGTGTACACCATCCCGCCGGAGACGGACCTGGAGATAGCCAGGCTCAAGCTGCGGGCCATGGGGGTGGCCCACGATGAGCTGAGTGAGGAGCAGGAGCGATACCTTTCGTCTTGGGAGGCCGGGACCTAG